The genomic window CGGGTGTTCGAATCAACGCGCTGCTCAAGGGGCGTATGCTGCGGCGGTTTGCCAGGCTGGACGCGGAGGGGCGCTCGCTGTTGGACGCGGCGGTCCGTCGTCTCGCACTGAGCGGCCGCGCACATGATCGCATCCTCCGCGTGGCTCGGACCATCGCCGACCTCGCCGGCGACGTCAATGTGCTGCCAGAACACGTGGCGGAGGCCCTGCAGTACCGCCTGACCGCCTGACACGACTCGGCGGCAGCTTCGAACGACGCGCCAGGGGGTTCGCTGTTTGTTCGCGTTCAGTTGCTTGCGTGCTTCCCATGCCCTGTTCCATATGGTACAGTCCAATATTCGCAGTTCCGGATCGGACTTAGTGTGCCAGAAACGGAATGTTTGTCCCGGGCGCGATCCTCGGATCGCCGGTGCTAAACGAGGCTGATGTCAAGTTTCCTGTCGCGGCGCTATACGCTCGTCGTCGTTGACCGCGCCTCCGGCGTGGGCCGCCGCTTCTCCGTGAAGCTCGGCTGGACGCTTGCCTCGATAGGATTCTTCTTCGCGCTGCCGGTACTTGTCGGTTTGGGGATTCGATGGGGCACGCTTGCCGAGTTGACGGCCCTGCGGTCGAACACCGTGGCTCTCGCCATGGAGAACGCCAGCTACCGTGCGGCAACCGGCGAATTGACGACTCAGGTCACGTCGCTCCAGGGCGTGATCGATGAACTGGGCACCCGCTCGGCGCTGGATCCCGAAGTCGCGAAAGCGATGCAGAAACTCCCGGCGCTGATCAAGTCGCGCGCGATGGGCGGCGCCAGGACGTCGCTTCCGCCCTCGCTGCTCGCCTCGGCGCTCTCCTCCCCCGAAGACACCTTTGGACTGCTCCGCAATGTGCTCGGCCGGCTTGAGAGCCAGCTCCGCGTCACGCGGACCGGTGTGGAACGGCGCGAAGCGCTGGCCGCCGCGACACCGTCCATCTGGCCGACCGTGGGCTGGCTGTCGGCGAGATACGGCGAGCGAGCGGACCCGCTCACCGGGGACCCCGGGTATCACCAGGGTCTCGATCTTTCTGCTGATCGCGGCACCCCGGTCGTGGCCACGGCCGACGGCGTCGTCGAGAGCGCGGCGTGGAGCGGGAACTACGGCAACCTGCTGGTGATTGACCACGGCTTCGGCATCAAGACCCGCTACGGTCACCTTTCGGCGTTTGCCGCGAGCGTCGGTGCGAAGGTACGACGCAACGAGGTGATTGGCTACGTCGGCGCAACGGGACGC from Acidobacteriota bacterium includes these protein-coding regions:
- a CDS encoding M23 family metallopeptidase is translated as MSSFLSRRYTLVVVDRASGVGRRFSVKLGWTLASIGFFFALPVLVGLGIRWGTLAELTALRSNTVALAMENASYRAATGELTTQVTSLQGVIDELGTRSALDPEVAKAMQKLPALIKSRAMGGARTSLPPSLLASALSSPEDTFGLLRNVLGRLESQLRVTRTGVERREALAAATPSIWPTVGWLSARYGERADPLTGDPGYHQGLDLSADRGTPVVATADGVVESAAWSGNYGNLLVIDHGFGIKTRYGHLSAFAASVGAKVRRNEVIGYVGATGRTTGSHLHYEVMTNGQTIDPLLLLSSPR